The genomic DNA ATGTTTAGTGGATACGGAGAAAAGAGTACTTGATTATTGGCATTCAGAAATTGCGCCGAAATTAAAGAATGGTAACAAAGTAATCATTTCATCACATGGTAACACAATTCGCTCGCTAGTAAAATATTTAGATAATCTTTCAAGTGATGGTGTTGTTTCATTAAATATTCCAACGAGTATACCGCTCGTTTATGAATTAGACGAAAATTTACGTCCGATTCGCCATTATTACTTAAGTATGGATGGAGAAGTACCTGAAGGGGAAATTCCGAAACATATTACTTTTTAACATGAACATTTGAAAAGCATGCTTGTCTACATATACAATGTAGATTCAAGATAAAAGACGTGGCACCTTCTAATGTATATGCGATGTAGCTAAATTTAGAAGCTTGTCCACGTCTTTTGTCATAAAGAGAGCTGCTTGTGCATGTAATGATATCGTGAGTAGTTTTTGAATGGAGGGTGATGTCATTGGTGATCTCTAACATTCGAATCGGCCTATTTATTTTAGCAATCGTTTTTCTAGTACTTGTTTTCTTTAATTGGAAAAACGAAGAGTTGTACGAGGAGAAGAAGCAACGTATTAGAAAGACTTGGTATGGGTTGTTTATAATATCAGTCACCGTGTATTTCATGATAAAAGGAATTGATTTAACCCTCTGGAAAAATCTTTTAATGTTCACTGCAATGGTTATTTTTGTTGATATCGCATTTATTTTAACACCAAATATTTCAGAAATATGGGGAGCGAAATTTAGCGATATCGGTAAGACTGTCCAATCGATAAAACGATCATTAATTGCTTCTAAAGCAAGAGGAGAAATTTACACAACAATTATTCAAAATGTCAATCCAGCAGTATTCGGTACGATGGAATGGCATACGGAAGAGGAATATACAAAGAGCTTAAACGTGTTTTTAGATTCATATGGGGAAAAGATTGGGGCGAAAATAGTTGTATTTGAAGCGGCAAAGGAATTAAATACAAACTTTCGTGGTATTCGCTCTCAATTTAGTATTATGGTTCCGTTTGAACACATCGAGCAATTGAATGAGCAGAAAGCAGTGCAAGTAGAGAATGTCGGAATTATACCAGCAAAAATAGTGAGTGATGTTTTCATTGTTATTGACGGGAAGAAAAATAATCTTCAAGATCGGGATTTTGAAAATGTATATAATTTAACAATACATCATAGTTATTTTAGTAAATAAGGACAGGATTTTTTTCTGTCCTTTTCACTTATACATAAAGGTAAAGCGAATTTAGACAAACTTGTATAAAATCGGACAATCATTCCTACACTAGCACGTAGAGGTGATTGTAGTGATAAAAGATAATAACAATGATTTTTTTAAAGAAGATAATGAAGATACAACAGATTTCTCTTTAATAAAAGGAGATACTTTGCAGCAAGTAGAAGAATTAGAAGAAGAATTAAAAAGAAAATGATACGTGTACACCCTGTCTGCATTTGCTATATAATATAAATAAAAGGTTGTATCTTTTTGAAAAGGGGGAGAAGAGATGGCTGAAGTAAATGTACAAAAGTCTTCGTTTTTTAAAGAAAAAAAAGAAGAACCCAATACAGATTTCTCTCTTGTGAAAGGTGCATTGACTCAAAATGTGGATCGATTAGAAAAATTTGTAGAGGCAATTCCGTATAAGTATATAAAAGAGGGTAATGTAAAAGAGAATGCGTAAAAACATTCTCTTTTACATTACCTCTTTATGATTTGTTTATGCGTTATTTCTTTTTTGTTTAAAAATGATTTTATACATATAATACCCAAGGGCTGCAAAAATGAATCCAATAGCAGCACCAACTATTTGTTTCATAAACAATAAGTATAACGAAGCAATAATTAGGGTAAATAAGATTAAAATTAATACATACTTTGAAATAAATTCTAACCCTTTGTACACTAGTAGAATGACACCTGAAAGAATAGTGATGATAGGTAATATCCTATTTTCGAAAAAGCCTTCCTTTTTTTTGCTAGAATGCTGTTGTTTATTCAATATAAATATACTCCCGTCTTAAAGGATTAATCTTTTATTAGTTTTGCTATTTCATTTTCGAAAAGATTTTTGGTTAAATAGGTTATATCAAAGGAATCATTTATTATATTTCGAGTTAATAGCCATTGGGTGTTTGGTGATTCAATAACAAAGAATCCATTGTCAGAAATAACCTCATTCTTTTCGGTTGTATCTAGACGCATAATAGTGTAAATAGAATGTGTTGATTTTAAATCTATTATAAAATTTTCAGCATATAAGGAATTAAATCCATTCTCTATTAACATTGTTTTCCCTTCTTGAATAGACAAAGGGAAAAACTTTTCGATATTTTGTACGATATGGTTTGGAAGAGTTCCTACAATGTTACTTCCTTTTTCCTCTTGCTGAAATACTAGCTGTAATAAATTTTTAGATTCTAAAAATAATCTATTGTCTGAAATTTCTTCGATTTTATGTGCAATACCATCTAAACTCTGATATGTAACGTTTGAAGTGTTATCAATATAAATGTTAGCAGTAATCGTTGTTTCGTTTATAAAATCGACTTTTTGAAGTAATAATGGAAGGTGCGGATTACATAAAGTGCTGAATAATTTCTCTATACTAGGTTGTAACTGTATTTTTTTATTAATCTCTTTGTATGAAAAATTATTTTAACCAAGAGTATATTAGATGGAAATCCCATTAAAATCTACTTTTTTATAATATTAAATATTATTATTAAATAGTAGATTAATATTGTTAATTTTATGATAATTAACAAAAATAAAAAAGAGAGAATGCCAGCTAGGAGTTAAAGGCACATCAGATTTCTCGTTAATAAAAGGAGATACGATGCAGCAAGTAGAAGAATTAAAAAGAAGATGATACGTGTACACGC from Bacillus basilensis includes the following:
- a CDS encoding type II toxin-antitoxin system SpoIISA family toxin, whose amino-acid sequence is MISNIRIGLFILAIVFLVLVFFNWKNEELYEEKKQRIRKTWYGLFIISVTVYFMIKGIDLTLWKNLLMFTAMVIFVDIAFILTPNISEIWGAKFSDIGKTVQSIKRSLIASKARGEIYTTIIQNVNPAVFGTMEWHTEEEYTKSLNVFLDSYGEKIGAKIVVFEAAKELNTNFRGIRSQFSIMVPFEHIEQLNEQKAVQVENVGIIPAKIVSDVFIVIDGKKNNLQDRDFENVYNLTIHHSYFSK
- the spoIISB gene encoding stage II sporulation protein SB, producing MAEVNVQKSSFFKEKKEEPNTDFSLVKGALTQNVDRLEKFVEAIPYKYIKEGNVKENA